The Aestuariibaculum lutulentum genome segment TTTATGAAAGTGGGGATTATTGCTCTTATTGTTGTCTTTCAACCTGAAATCAGAAAGTTTCTGCTTATGGTAGGATCAACAAATTTTAAACGTCGTCGTAGTTTTTTTAAGCAATTTAGCTTTTTAAAAACCGAATCTATCGATGAGACTAATGTCGATGCTATTTTATCGGCCTGCACTAAAATGGGGCAATCGCGTACCGGAGCTTTAATTGTTTTTGAACGCAACAACAATCTTGATTTTTTGAGTTCTACGGGCGATGAAATGAATATAAAAGTGACCCAGCCAATTATTGAAAGTATCTTTTTCAAGAACAGTCCGTTACACGATGGTGCCATTATTGTAAGCAACAACATTGTGAAAGCTACCCGTGTAATTCTACCATTAAACAATGAAAAAACGGTTCCAAAACGATTTGGTTTACGTCACCGAGCTGCCATTGGTGTTACTGAAAGAACCGATGCCCTGGCTTTGGTTGTTAGTGAAGAAACCGGACAAATCTCCTATTTTAAAGACGGCGAATTTATTGTATTCGATAATACTGAAACCCTGAAATCACTTATTAAAGAAGATTTAGCTTAAACGACTTCCTCCTTTAAAAACTGAACTTCATATAAGTTTTTGTAATACCCGTTTGCTTTTTGAAGCAATTCGTCATGTGTACCCTGTTCTACAATTTCACCGGCATCCATCACTAAAATTTTATCAGCTTTTTTAATGGTTGCTAAACGGTGAGCAATAACAATCGAGGTTCTGCCTTTGGTTATTTTATCCGTCGCATTTTGAATCAATTGCTCTGAATACGAATCTACCGAAGATGTAGCTTCATCTAACACCAAAATACTCGGATTGGTTACATAAGCTCTTAAAAACGAAATTAACTGACGTTGCCCAGAGGATAACATCACCCCGCGTTCTTTAACATTATAATGATAACCGCCCGGTAAACTGGTTATAAAATCATGAACACCAATTTCTTTAGCCGCCGCTTCAACTTGAGCCTCAGTAATTTCCGGATTATTTAAAGTAATATTATTTAAAATCGTATCGGC includes the following:
- a CDS encoding diadenylate cyclase, translated to MDIFNDLLKFSVVDIIDVFLVALLLYYVYKLIKGTVAINIFIGIIITYLVWRLTEFLNMELLSGIFGGFMKVGIIALIVVFQPEIRKFLLMVGSTNFKRRRSFFKQFSFLKTESIDETNVDAILSACTKMGQSRTGALIVFERNNNLDFLSSTGDEMNIKVTQPIIESIFFKNSPLHDGAIIVSNNIVKATRVILPLNNEKTVPKRFGLRHRAAIGVTERTDALALVVSEETGQISYFKDGEFIVFDNTETLKSLIKEDLA